One Lepus europaeus isolate LE1 chromosome 17, mLepTim1.pri, whole genome shotgun sequence genomic window, GCCGAGAGCAGGTAGAGGCCGAGGCAGAGGCCGCCGCAGACGGCGGCCGCCAGGAAGGCGTGGTAGGCGCAGGGCAGCGGGTAATCCTTGAGGTTGCAGTAGCTGTGGCGCTGCGTCTGGTCGATCATGATGCCCGTGGCCGCGCCGTAGAGGGCGGCCGCCAGTAAGTCGTGCGCCACGTTGACCACGAGCCAGCGCGAGCCCAGCACGGGCACCAGCTCGTGCTTGCCCAGCAGCGTGACGAAGTAGAGGCCCAGGGTCAGCAGCCAGAAGAGCACCGACACGAAGAGCGCGAAGTGCACGGGGCCCTGGTACTTGCTGGTGGCGATGGTGACCCAGAaggcggcgccggccagcagctgcagcagccgcAGCACGCCCAGCGGGCCGCGAAGGAACGGCCGCTGCAGCTGCACCGCGCCGCGGGCCGAGCGCGCCTGGGGCGGCGGCTGGCGCGGGGGCGGCGGGAGCATGGCCCCCGGgcgcggtggcggcggcggcggcccgagCAGCGGAATGGCGGCGCCTTGCTCGCGGGGGCGGCCCGGCCCGGGTGCCCGCTGCGGCCGCCTCGCCGGGTCCCCTTCGCGGTCCTTCTCTTCCTCCGCTGCGCTCCgcacccttcctcccctctctccgcccctagccctcctctctccctctctgtctctttctctctccaccctcctgCCCGCCCTTTTCCCGTCTCCTCCCCTGCTCGCTCCCCCCGGCTTCCTGCCATCTCTCCTTCCGCCTCGCTCTGCGCCCGGGCTCCCCCCTCTCCCCGCCGCTCGGATTCCTTCATCCTCCGGCCCCGGGGGGCGGTCTCGCACCCCGCGGTCGGCCGCGCCCACGGCCGGGGCCGCCCCGACGCGCCCTGAGTCGCGGGCTCCCGCCTGGCTTCAAGAGCGCGGCTTCCCAGCCTCGGCCTGGGCCTTCGCCGCTACCGGGGTCTCCTGGCCCTTCCTTGGCCAGGACTGGGAGAGGTGCTGGTCTTGAACCCACAGCCGTTATCCGCAGGGGGTCCGCAGTGGCCTACCCTGCCGGTCCTCACCACCGCCCCCAACCCGCCCCAATTCCTGTTGCCCAGAGGTAGGCTCAGACTTTATCCGGCGACCCTCGTGGTGTCGGAGGAGGGGACCGCGTCGTCCCACTCCCGCAAAGCGCACCGGCCTCTCCCAGTCTGGCCTGGGTTGAAAACGGGCTACCTGGGGGGCCCGGGCCCCATGCGCGGGAGCCCTATGCCCCGCGAAGCCCCGCGGGGTGAATGCCTTCCGTACATTCTTGCTCAAGCCTCAGTGCACCCAGAGAGGCATACAATTGTCCTCGTTTTAGTGAGAAGGGAGAGGTTCAGACCAAACAACTGTAATTACAGCTGGTTCTGCCTCCCCTTCAGAGCCAGCTTCGTTCGGGGACACAGCATGAATTCAGCCTCTTCTACGTGGCGGCGCATTTCACAATCTGGCCCCAACTTCTAACTTCCTGGTTATCCACTTCCTTTACCCATGCTCTCACCCACCAAGCCGACCCTCCCAATCCTTTTCAATTTCCCAAATAATCTCAGGCCCCACTTGGTTGGCAAATGCCTACTTATCCTTGGAtgcccaatttatttttttttaaaaaaagattttatttatttgagaggcagagttacagtgagagggagagacacagagaaaggtcttccctctactggttcactcccccaaatggttgcaaccgcGGgaactgaactgatccaaagccaggagcccagagcttcttctgggtctcccacgtgggtgcagggtcccaagcacttgggccatcttctttcccaggccagaacagagagctgggttggaagaggagcagctgggactagaaccagtgcccatatgggatgccagggccacagatggagaattaacctactgcaccacagtgccagccagtggATGCCCAATTTAAATGCATCCCTCTGCAGTGGTTCCCAGTCTGCTGCAGCACAGCTGGCACCAAGGAGACCTTGGTAACTGTCAGCGGAGCAGGTGACTCAGAGGGTCCCTCTTACCCTGGGTACGGTGTATGCATCAAACCTCCAGCAGAGCCCATGCTGCAGGGCTAGTCCTTCATCTGCAGGTCATGACAAGAATCCACTGGCCCCTGGCCTGGCTGGGCAGCCTGGCTCTCATCCTTAGGGGAGAAAAGCTATGGGGCATTTCAGATTGGGAATGCCACTCACTGCCACCAGTACTCGAAAAAGCTCCAACCACATATCTGCAATAAGCACATATGGATGTGTAACATCCACACCTAAGACAGTGGGGCACGGAGGCCTGGGTACCAGCCCGGGAGTCAGACTGCCCGACCTTGCACTGCGGCTTCACCACTCAGTGCTGGGGCCTGGACCCAGGGACTACCAAGCCTCTTAGTGCTTCTATTCCCTCTCTTGTAAAGTTTTTTTACTCAGCAAATAGATATTGAGCTCCAATTAAGTGCTAAGCACTGTTTTAAGGTCTAGTGATAtataaggcattttttttttaaggaagtgaTATAATATCTGTTTCCTAGGGAATTTTAAAAGtctgcttcatttatttgaaaggcagagcaaaagagagagagctcttccatccatccactggttcacttcccaaatgcctgcaataaccagggctgggccaggccaaagccaggagcctggagctccatctgagtctcccacatgggtggcagagactcaaatacttgggccatcatccgctacctcctggggtgcacattacctggaagctgggttggaagtgggtgCTGGAGTCCaggggctcccatatgggacacagatGACCCGGGTGGtatattaacctgctgtgccacagtgctcatCCCTGT contains:
- the MARVELD1 gene encoding MARVEL domain-containing protein 1; the protein is MLPPPPRQPPPQARSARGAVQLQRPFLRGPLGVLRLLQLLAGAAFWVTIATSKYQGPVHFALFVSVLFWLLTLGLYFVTLLGKHELVPVLGSRWLVVNVAHDLLAAALYGAATGIMIDQTQRHSYCNLKDYPLPCAYHAFLAAAVCGGLCLGLYLLSALYGCCRRYQGKLEVA